From a single Georhizobium profundi genomic region:
- a CDS encoding class I SAM-dependent methyltransferase: MRTVQRPHCIACGSSGTELYKDLPDRLFSAPGTWTIKRCDNTQCETLWLDPAPAPEDLGEIYGDYFTHGKSDRKLSKAKRAYLETRYGAKPTSATDRLLAALFATRRRRKMEIDDQVFHLKRDSRPQRVLDVGCGSGDALWTLSELGWETVGVEFDAKAAEAARAKGLTVHVGDITEQNFADASFDAVTLSHVIEHLPDPHTTLRECHRILKPGGSLTMLTPNAGGLGHRIHKVDWMALDPPRHLNIYTVDSMKRLVADCGFANAEVTSSASGSDRIAMTSSAIRKAGHADLGAKPGFLVKRVARLQHALQAGLVKVNGKLGDQLVVKAWKT; encoded by the coding sequence TTTTTTCCGCGCCCGGCACGTGGACGATCAAACGCTGCGACAATACCCAGTGCGAGACCTTGTGGCTCGACCCGGCGCCGGCCCCGGAAGATCTGGGCGAGATTTACGGCGATTACTTTACTCACGGCAAGTCGGACCGGAAGCTTTCGAAAGCGAAGCGGGCTTATCTCGAAACGCGATATGGCGCGAAGCCCACCAGCGCGACCGATCGCCTTCTGGCTGCGCTATTCGCCACCCGGCGCCGGCGCAAGATGGAGATCGACGATCAGGTTTTTCATCTGAAGCGCGATTCACGACCACAGCGCGTGCTGGATGTCGGGTGCGGCAGCGGTGATGCGCTCTGGACGCTCTCGGAGCTCGGCTGGGAAACCGTCGGTGTCGAATTCGATGCGAAGGCGGCAGAGGCGGCTCGCGCCAAAGGCCTGACTGTCCATGTCGGCGATATCACCGAGCAGAATTTCGCTGACGCATCGTTTGATGCTGTGACGCTCAGCCATGTGATCGAGCATCTGCCCGATCCACACACGACGCTGCGAGAATGCCACCGCATTCTCAAGCCCGGTGGCTCGCTGACGATGCTGACGCCAAACGCTGGCGGCCTTGGGCATCGCATCCATAAAGTCGACTGGATGGCGCTCGATCCGCCCCGCCATCTCAACATCTACACCGTCGACAGCATGAAGCGGCTTGTGGCCGATTGCGGCTTCGCCAATGCCGAGGTCACCAGTTCCGCATCGGGATCCGACCGGATCGCCATGACGAGCAGCGCGATCAGGAAAGCCGGCCACGCCGACCTCGGCGCGAAGCCCGGTTTTCTCGTCAAGCGCGTCGCCCGCCTGCAGCATGCGCTCCAGGCGGGATTGGTGAAGGTGAACGGCAAGCTCGGCGATCAACTGGTGGTCAAGGCTTGGAAGACATAG
- a CDS encoding curli assembly protein CsgF, with product MKILAAVVGTSVLLSSIGAVHASELVYRPINPSFGGDPLNGNWLLSQATAQTAGGGSPGFSIDFPDFGGIPQPDPTPVPVPEVPLIPSAN from the coding sequence ATGAAGATTCTTGCTGCAGTCGTCGGAACTTCAGTTCTGCTGAGCAGCATCGGGGCTGTTCATGCCTCCGAGCTGGTCTATCGGCCCATAAATCCATCGTTCGGCGGTGACCCGCTGAACGGCAACTGGTTGCTGTCGCAGGCTACTGCCCAAACTGCCGGCGGCGGCTCGCCCGGCTTCTCCATCGATTTCCCGGACTTCGGCGGCATCCCGCAGCCAGATCCAACACCGGTTCCGGTTCCAGAAGTTCCGCTCATTCCAAGCGCCAACTGA
- a CDS encoding LysR substrate-binding domain-containing protein: MSKGYVPSVGELEAFVACARFGTTVQAAEHLNLTQSAISRSLSSLEDRLGVLLFERVRRRLVLSRAGAVLLERAEPLLDDLRNASASAIAFGGASSVLRLAVLPSIGRSWLIPRLAAFSATMPDVNFDIAARLRPVDFAQEAFDVAIMRSQHEPPGADLVALLREEMVIVASPRFLAKGASLDDRDLQQLPLLQQSTRPTLWLDWFRERELDPRRMTRGARFDHFDMILDAAAAGLGVGLIPELIARDALDRGTLVAASPHRLVTGETYALISPERSRSNPAVTAFRAWLIGEIGQS; the protein is encoded by the coding sequence ATGTCGAAGGGCTATGTGCCGAGTGTGGGCGAACTGGAAGCCTTCGTTGCCTGCGCGCGGTTCGGCACGACGGTGCAAGCGGCCGAACATCTCAATCTGACTCAGAGCGCCATTTCGCGCTCGCTCTCGTCTCTGGAAGATCGCCTCGGCGTTCTTCTCTTCGAGCGAGTGCGGCGCCGGCTCGTGCTTTCGCGCGCGGGCGCCGTGCTGCTCGAGCGCGCCGAGCCGCTCCTGGACGATTTGCGCAACGCGTCTGCCTCGGCGATTGCGTTCGGCGGCGCTTCTTCCGTGCTGCGGTTGGCGGTGCTGCCGAGCATCGGCCGCAGCTGGCTCATCCCGCGGCTGGCGGCATTTTCCGCTACCATGCCGGACGTGAACTTCGACATCGCGGCGCGGCTTCGTCCGGTCGATTTCGCACAGGAAGCTTTCGACGTGGCAATCATGCGCAGCCAGCACGAGCCGCCGGGCGCCGATCTCGTGGCTCTCTTGCGGGAAGAGATGGTGATCGTCGCATCGCCGCGTTTTCTTGCCAAAGGCGCGAGCCTCGATGATCGCGACCTTCAGCAACTGCCGCTGCTGCAGCAGTCCACGCGGCCGACGCTTTGGCTCGACTGGTTTCGCGAACGGGAGCTCGATCCGCGCCGGATGACCCGTGGTGCGCGCTTCGATCATTTCGACATGATTCTCGATGCCGCCGCCGCTGGTCTCGGCGTCGGGCTCATTCCGGAACTCATTGCACGCGACGCGCTCGACCGCGGCACGCTTGTTGCCGCGTCACCCCATCGGCTGGTGACCGGCGAAACCTATGCGCTGATCTCGCCGGAGCGCTCGCGCAGCAACCCCGCCGTTACCGCGTTTCGCGCGTGGTTGATCGGGGAGATCGGGCAGAGCTGA
- the csgH gene encoding curli-like amyloid fiber formation chaperone CsgH, with the protein MTGMSLLLMGLLLSTGASGASINGQTIDGDILNSRIAACGVEIDGTDFARLRPFIETSEALAGSVQIAVTKRSASGVSQTSQTNRFADGSLGAIVITVDKPSRVAIEMAVIANDGTPLCRLQTDVELDEHSIRL; encoded by the coding sequence ATGACCGGCATGTCGCTGCTCTTGATGGGCCTCCTTCTTTCGACTGGCGCAAGTGGCGCTTCGATAAACGGCCAGACCATCGACGGGGACATTCTCAATTCTCGCATTGCCGCATGTGGCGTCGAGATCGATGGAACCGACTTTGCTCGATTGCGGCCTTTTATCGAAACGTCTGAGGCCTTGGCAGGCAGTGTTCAAATTGCGGTTACGAAGCGATCGGCTTCGGGTGTCAGCCAGACCAGTCAGACCAATCGCTTTGCGGATGGCTCGTTGGGCGCGATCGTCATAACGGTCGACAAACCCTCGCGGGTCGCCATCGAGATGGCAGTCATTGCGAACGACGGCACGCCGCTCTGTCGCCTACAGACTGACGTTGAACTCGATGAGCACTCTATCCGGCTTTGA
- a CDS encoding CaiB/BaiF CoA transferase family protein, whose translation MRKPLEGVRVVELARILAGPWAGQVLADLGAEVIKIEAPEGDDTRGWGPPFVNRADGAREAAYFHAANRGKTSITADLKSEEGRARVVDLVRSADVLIENFKVGGLAKYGLDYDSLKAVNERLIYCSITGFGQTGPYRHRAGYDFMIQGMAGIMDLTGDPEGEPQKMGVAFADIFTGLYSVIGIEAALLERSRTGSGCHIDMALYDCMAGVLANQAMNYLVSGKAPRRLGNAHPNIVPYQVFQVADGHLIVAVGNDRQFRALAEIIGLAALGTDPSYATNEARVANRDALIALLAPAIARFERDALLALLEKRSVPAGPINTVADVFADPQILARQMKIETADDLGTSIPGMRMPILFDGTPAIAGRPAPRLGQDT comes from the coding sequence GTGCGCAAGCCGCTCGAAGGCGTCCGCGTCGTCGAACTGGCACGCATCCTTGCCGGCCCCTGGGCCGGCCAGGTGCTCGCCGATCTCGGCGCCGAAGTCATCAAGATCGAGGCGCCGGAAGGCGACGACACGCGCGGCTGGGGCCCGCCCTTCGTCAACCGCGCAGACGGTGCCCGCGAAGCGGCCTATTTCCATGCGGCCAACCGCGGCAAGACGTCGATCACAGCCGATCTGAAGAGCGAAGAGGGTCGCGCCCGCGTGGTCGACCTCGTGCGCAGCGCCGATGTGCTGATCGAAAACTTCAAGGTTGGCGGACTCGCGAAATACGGCCTCGATTACGATAGCTTGAAGGCCGTCAACGAGCGCCTGATCTATTGCTCGATCACCGGCTTTGGCCAGACGGGCCCCTACCGGCACCGCGCCGGGTACGATTTCATGATCCAGGGCATGGCCGGCATCATGGATCTGACCGGCGACCCCGAAGGCGAACCGCAGAAGATGGGCGTCGCCTTCGCCGACATCTTCACCGGGCTTTACAGCGTCATCGGCATCGAGGCCGCTTTACTCGAACGCAGCCGCACCGGCAGCGGCTGCCACATCGACATGGCGCTCTACGATTGCATGGCAGGCGTTCTCGCCAACCAGGCGATGAATTACCTCGTGTCCGGCAAGGCCCCGAGGCGGCTCGGCAATGCCCATCCCAACATCGTGCCCTATCAGGTCTTCCAGGTCGCAGATGGCCACCTCATCGTTGCAGTCGGCAACGACCGCCAGTTCCGGGCGCTCGCCGAGATCATCGGTCTGGCTGCGCTTGGAACCGATCCATCCTACGCCACGAACGAGGCCCGCGTTGCCAATCGGGATGCTCTGATAGCACTGCTTGCACCAGCGATCGCGCGTTTCGAACGGGACGCGCTTCTTGCGCTTCTCGAGAAACGCTCCGTACCGGCAGGCCCGATCAACACGGTCGCCGACGTCTTCGCCGATCCCCAGATTCTCGCGCGACAGATGAAGATTGAGACCGCCGACGACCTGGGCACGTCGATCCCTGGAATGCGTATGCCGATCCTGTTCGACGGTACGCCCGCCATCGCCGGGCGCCCCGCCCCAAGGCTCGGGCAGGACACCTAA
- a CDS encoding glycosyltransferase yields MALARPAPQTKGLDRAVEALAFSPAARLVACGPDPEGRKIQNIRKQAQALGCGDRLTLYGLTKGNALKDQLRAADLLMHPARLDVTGMVIAEALAAGLPVIATANCGFAPLVEEAAAGIVVSSEASPRELAEAGSADKATLTRWSQSARDYVARTDLSTGMTVAVEAIEALARRKRSQP; encoded by the coding sequence CTGGCTCTGGCTCGGCCTGCACCCCAAACCAAGGGTCTCGACCGGGCGGTGGAAGCCCTTGCGTTCAGTCCGGCAGCGAGGCTGGTCGCCTGCGGCCCCGATCCGGAAGGCCGGAAGATTCAGAATATCAGAAAACAGGCGCAAGCCCTCGGATGCGGTGACCGATTGACCTTGTACGGCCTGACAAAAGGCAACGCTTTGAAGGACCAGTTGCGCGCGGCGGATCTTCTCATGCACCCGGCCAGACTCGACGTGACCGGCATGGTGATCGCCGAAGCGCTCGCCGCCGGCCTTCCCGTCATCGCCACCGCCAACTGCGGCTTCGCGCCACTCGTCGAAGAAGCAGCAGCGGGCATCGTCGTGTCGTCAGAGGCATCACCGCGCGAGCTGGCCGAAGCAGGCTCAGCCGATAAGGCGACACTCACGCGCTGGTCGCAATCGGCCAGAGACTATGTCGCGCGAACCGATTTGAGCACGGGCATGACCGTCGCAGTCGAAGCCATCGAAGCACTTGCACGCCGAAAGCGATCGCAACCGTGA
- a CDS encoding acyl-CoA dehydrogenase — MTEALKAKDRPDGAAGFQWDDPFLINDQLTEDERMIRDAAAAFAADKLAPRVEQMYMNEESDPSIFREMGENGLLGVTVPEEFGGAEASYVAYGLVAREVERVDSGFRSMMSVQSSLVMYPIYAYGDDTQRRKYLPKLASGEFIGCFGLTEPDAGSDPGGMKTRAKKIDGGYLLSGSKMWISNSPIADVFVVWAKSEAHDGNIRGFILEKGMKGLSAPKIGGKLSLRASITGEIVMDGVEVPEENLLPNVSGLKGPFGCLNRARYGISWGVLGAAEDCWHRARQYGLDRKQFGKPLAGTQLYQKKLADMQTEITLGLQASLRVGRLMDEGRMAPEMISIVKRNNCGKALDIARQARDMHGGNGIQIEYQVMRHAQNLETVNTYEGTHDVHALILGRAQTGIQAFF; from the coding sequence ATGACCGAAGCTTTGAAGGCAAAAGATCGCCCGGACGGCGCTGCTGGGTTCCAGTGGGACGACCCGTTCCTGATTAATGATCAGCTGACCGAAGACGAGCGGATGATCCGCGATGCGGCGGCAGCGTTCGCCGCTGACAAGCTCGCGCCGCGTGTCGAGCAGATGTACATGAACGAGGAAAGCGATCCGTCGATCTTCCGCGAAATGGGTGAGAACGGCCTGCTCGGCGTCACCGTGCCGGAGGAATTCGGCGGTGCGGAAGCCTCCTATGTTGCCTACGGTCTCGTTGCCCGCGAAGTCGAGCGTGTCGATTCCGGCTTCCGCTCCATGATGAGTGTCCAGTCGTCGCTCGTCATGTATCCGATTTACGCCTATGGCGATGACACGCAGCGCCGCAAGTACCTGCCGAAACTCGCCTCGGGCGAATTCATCGGCTGCTTCGGCCTGACCGAGCCCGATGCCGGTTCCGATCCCGGCGGCATGAAGACGCGCGCCAAGAAGATCGATGGCGGCTATCTCCTCTCCGGCTCGAAGATGTGGATTTCCAATTCGCCGATCGCCGACGTCTTCGTCGTCTGGGCGAAATCGGAGGCGCACGACGGCAATATCCGTGGCTTCATTCTCGAGAAAGGCATGAAGGGCCTCTCCGCGCCGAAGATCGGTGGCAAACTCTCCCTGCGCGCGTCGATCACCGGCGAAATCGTCATGGACGGCGTGGAAGTGCCGGAGGAAAACCTGCTGCCGAACGTCTCGGGCCTGAAGGGTCCCTTCGGCTGCCTCAACCGTGCCCGCTACGGCATCTCCTGGGGCGTACTCGGCGCGGCGGAAGATTGCTGGCACCGCGCCCGGCAGTATGGCCTCGATCGCAAGCAGTTCGGCAAGCCGCTCGCCGGCACGCAGCTTTACCAGAAGAAGCTCGCCGACATGCAGACGGAGATCACACTCGGCCTGCAGGCGTCGCTGCGCGTCGGCCGCCTCATGGATGAAGGCCGCATGGCGCCGGAGATGATCTCGATCGTCAAGCGCAACAATTGCGGCAAGGCGCTCGATATCGCCCGCCAGGCACGCGACATGCACGGCGGCAATGGCATCCAGATCGAATATCAGGTCATGCGCCACGCGCAGAACCTCGAAACGGTCAACACCTATGAGGGGACGCACGACGTTCACGCGCTGATCCTTGGCCGCGCCCAGACCGGTATTCAGGCGTTCTTCTGA